From the Nostoc sp. PCC 7107 genome, the window AAGTATGCAGAGGTAATGATAGCACTTGATTTAAACATAAAGACCAATATCGCATTGCACTAAGTTGAGCAGAAACCGCGCATTAGGCTCTTGGTTGGTGATATTTGAGTAGAAATAGGATTAATCGATGTTGAATTATAGGGCTGCAAATTGCAATTAGTATAAGACAAAACCTCTCAAAATTAATCAGACAGACCAGGCGTTATGAAATTGCCAATATACCGACTGAGAAGAAAATTGATGTGGTTACTAGTGGGTTTGATTCTCGCTTTACTACTGACTATTCCTGTCAGACTAGCAATTGCTTACTACCAAACTCCTCAACCCCAAGCTATCTTAACCCTCGGTGGTGGCGCAAACAGACAAGAGTTTACTGCCCTATTTGCAAAATTTTACCCAGGTATCAAAATTTGGGTTTCTTCTGGTCTTCCTCCCCGCGAAGCACGAGCAATTTTTCAGGCTGAGGGTATCACTGATGATCGATTTCACCTTGACTATCGTGCTAAAGATACAGTCACTAACTTTACAACTTTAGTAGAAGTTTTCCAGCAACAGCGCATACAACATATATTCCTGATTACTTCTAAATTCCATTTGCCCAGAGCAAGGGCGATCGC encodes:
- a CDS encoding YdcF family protein — encoded protein: MWLLVGLILALLLTIPVRLAIAYYQTPQPQAILTLGGGANRQEFTALFAKFYPGIKIWVSSGLPPREARAIFQAEGITDDRFHLDYRAKDTVTNFTTLVEVFQQQRIQHIFLITSKFHLPRARAIATLVLGSRGIAFTPVSVPSEASELEPIDIIIRDIVRSLFWIITGYTGVEF